From Paenibacillus sp. V4I7, one genomic window encodes:
- a CDS encoding sugar ABC transporter substrate-binding protein, translated as MKLKGKLLSGVLVLCMSFSAILVGCSSNEKNPESSASNKGQQTSEKGASNSSDKSITVLVEGGSPANTVATQTAEEFKQKTGYDVKIETVPYIGVYDKLNIEMKTNSGAYDVATIDILWFPALAKNLVAMDDIMTDEVKNDFVPNVVDGGKVNGKILGMPLWTNSKILLYRTDLFNDPKEQEAFKAKYGYDLKPPTNWQQYRDVAKFFTRDTDNDGKIEQYGTGILGMNNGDSVASWLDHAAQAGAKPLVVGKDNKALVNSEPYVKALEFETKILREDKSAPEGALNMASSEISEMFWNGKMAMMLEWAHFFIPSNDPGKSKVAGKVGAAPMIAGDSGVGVVPGPWYQVIPSTSTKQDIAKQYVKFIYEKNELFMKALGVAARKSVFENYGQKPEYAHLKALETTLAASQTQNRPILPHWNEIENEALVTAIQVALSGKETPQAALNRAAAIINEIQGR; from the coding sequence ATGAAATTAAAAGGTAAATTATTATCTGGTGTTCTTGTACTATGCATGTCTTTTTCAGCGATTTTGGTTGGATGTTCTAGTAATGAAAAGAACCCTGAAAGCTCTGCGTCCAATAAAGGACAACAAACTTCTGAGAAAGGAGCGTCTAACTCGTCGGATAAATCCATTACGGTTCTGGTTGAGGGAGGAAGTCCGGCTAATACGGTCGCCACCCAGACGGCGGAAGAATTCAAACAAAAAACCGGATATGATGTGAAAATTGAGACGGTTCCCTACATCGGTGTCTACGACAAATTAAACATAGAAATGAAAACGAATTCAGGAGCGTATGATGTCGCCACGATTGATATCCTGTGGTTTCCTGCTCTTGCTAAAAACTTGGTAGCCATGGATGACATCATGACGGACGAGGTCAAAAATGATTTTGTGCCAAATGTAGTCGACGGCGGTAAAGTAAACGGTAAGATTTTGGGTATGCCGCTGTGGACGAATTCAAAAATTTTATTGTATCGAACGGATCTGTTTAATGATCCGAAGGAGCAAGAGGCATTTAAGGCTAAATATGGATATGATTTGAAGCCGCCTACGAATTGGCAGCAATACAGGGATGTCGCTAAGTTCTTTACTCGTGATACAGATAATGATGGGAAAATTGAACAATATGGTACAGGCATATTAGGAATGAATAACGGTGATTCGGTTGCCAGTTGGTTGGACCATGCAGCGCAAGCAGGAGCCAAACCGCTCGTTGTAGGCAAAGATAATAAAGCCTTAGTTAACTCGGAGCCATATGTAAAAGCGCTAGAATTTGAAACAAAGATTTTGCGGGAAGATAAATCTGCGCCAGAAGGTGCTCTGAACATGGCCTCTTCTGAAATTTCTGAAATGTTTTGGAATGGAAAAATGGCGATGATGTTAGAGTGGGCTCATTTCTTTATCCCTTCTAACGATCCAGGTAAATCGAAAGTAGCGGGGAAAGTGGGAGCGGCGCCAATGATAGCCGGAGATTCCGGGGTAGGAGTAGTCCCTGGGCCTTGGTATCAAGTGATCCCGAGCACGTCCACAAAACAAGATATCGCCAAACAATACGTGAAATTTATTTATGAAAAAAATGAATTGTTTATGAAAGCATTAGGAGTGGCTGCACGAAAATCGGTCTTTGAGAATTACGGCCAAAAACCTGAATATGCACACTTGAAAGCGCTTGAAACTACACTGGCTGCCAGTCAGACACAGAATCGTCCAATATTGCCTCATTGGAACGAAATCGAAAATGAAGCATTAGTCACTGCGATTCAAGTAGCTCTCTCAGGAAAGGAAACACCGCAAGCAGCATTAAACAGAGCAGCAGCAATAATTAACGAGATACAAGGCAGATAA